The DNA region TTGCCCGCCCTGATGGGCATCGGCATGATCAAGGGCGTGATTGCTATCCTGACCGTGGTATTTCCCGGATGGGCCGCATCCGGCGATATGTCCTACACGGTGCTCTATACCGCAGGAGATGCCCTCATGTACTTCCTGCCTATATTGGTCGCCTTCACTTCGGCGCAGCGTTTCGGCCTTGACCCGATAGTCGGCATGGTGATGGGAGCAGCCCTGGTCTACCCCGACATTGTAGCCCTCTATCCTTTTGGCCCCTGGGGGGTGCATAAGTTTTTCGGGGTGGATATCTTCGTTATGATGCGCTACTCGGGTACGGTGCTTCCTTCGATTTTCGGAGTCTACGGCGCATCAATACTGTACAAATATTTACGGAAGACCCTGCCTTCTGCGATAAAGAATTTTGTGGCGCCCTTTGCCACCCTGTTTATTGCAATTCCTCTGATGTTCCTCATCGTCGGCCCTATATTCGGCGTGGTAGGCCTCGGTATTCAGAACGGGATTACCAGTATTGTGGCAATCAACTTTATCGGGCCAATTCTTATTGGATTGATTATAGGCGGTTTTTGGCAGGTCTTGGTAATCTTTGGTTTGCACTGGGCGATTGTGCCGATTGCTATTCTGGAAACGGCGTCGCCGAATCCTGTTTTTGCGGGTAACCATGTGAGCGCTATCTTTGCTTATGGGCAAATTGCCGTTATCGCGCAGATGGGCGCCGTGTTTGCCATGGCGCTCCGCATGAAAAACGCCGAGCGCCGTTCCGGCGCCATTGCCGCGGGGATTTCGGGCATATTCGGCATCACAGAGCCGATTATTTACGGCTTTACACTGCCCAAAAAACAACCCTTCGTCCTTGCCTGTATTTCCGGCGCGGTCTTCGGCGCCCTGGCGGGACTTTTAGGCAGCATCAACTCAGGGGGTTACGGTATAGCGACCCAGATGGGGGCGATGGGCGTTTTTGCCTATCCCAGCTATCTTCTGCCCGGTTACGCCGGGTCCACCATAAACTTCCTTATCGCCCTTGGTGCGAGCATTCTTTCTGTGGGTGCTTCATTCATCCTTGTCTACGCCACCTATAAGCCTAATGAAGCGGAGCTTAAAGATGATGGGGCGACAGTGATCGATACTTCCGCTGTAAACAAAGCCACGGCGCTCAAAATCATCTCTCCCGCAAAGGGGCGCGTGATGGCCCTCAAGCTGTCCGCCGACCCTGCCCACCAGGAAGAAGCATTGGGTAAAGGGGTATGCATTATGCCTTTGGGGGGCAAGATTTTTGCGCCCTTTGACGGCACAGTAGATATGGTGTTCGACTCAAAACACGCGGTAAATCTTAAATCAAAGGATGGCATTGAACTTCTGATTCACTGTGGCATTGATACAGTGAAACTTGGTGGCAAGGGCTTTATCATGCACATCAAGGAAGGCGACGCAATCAAGGCGGGGCAGCTTTTGTTTGAGTACGACAAGGATGTGATAGCCCGGGCCGGTTACAGCCTGGAAACCCAGGTGGCGATCACCAATTCTGAAAGCTATAAGAAGATCACCCAAGCCAAAGCCGGCGAGGCCGCCGTAGGCGATGTGGTGTTGTATCTGGAATAAAAGGAGATTAAACCATGAAACTAAGGAAATTATTTTTATCATTCGCCATCCTACTGGCATTGACAGGTACAAGCTTTGCCGGAGGTTCAAAGGAACCGCAAACCATCACAATCATACACACCAACGATGTGCATGGGCGCGTGGAGGTATATCCTTATGTGAAGGGCTACGCGGATGCCCTTCGCAAGGAAAAAAAGAACGTAGTGGTAGTGTCCGCCGGTGATGAATTTGACGGCACGCCATTCGCGTCTCTTTCCGGCGGGCGGGACATTGCGGAAGTGATGAACCTGACCGGCTACGATTTGTTTGTTATGGGGAATCACGAACAGTTTCCCCAGATGGATTTTCAAATGCTGGCGACCTTGGCAAAGTTCCCCATACTGGCGGCAAATATCGGTGCGAATTGGAAAACCCAAATTCCCCAAATTAAAAATTACACTATCAAAAAATTCGGAGCCACGAAGATAGCATTTATCGGGATTACCACGGGGACAAGCGGGGATGAATCCGTGGCAGTGGTGGAAAAAGCGCGAAAAGATGCGACCAAGGAAGGCGCCAACGTGTTCATCGCCGTTACCCACTTGGGCGTACAGGACCCGGATCTAACAATTCGCAGCACCTACATCGCCGAAAAATGCCCTTGGCTTACCGCTATCATTGACGGCCATTGTCACACCGCGCACTCCAACGGCTTACTGCACAATGGCATCCTCATTGGTGAAACCGGTGAATACGGCAACAATATCGGTGTGGTGGAAGTGACCGCAAAAAAGGGTGAAGTCCTGGGTGTCACCGCCCGGCTAATCCCCATCGCGGGACATCAGGCGGAATCGGGTATCATAGCCGACGCGGCGGTGCAAACCTTTATAGACACAGTAAACACGCGAAATGCCGCCTACCTGGACGAAGTACTGTTTACGCTGCCAACCACACTCATTGGCACACGGGACTACAGCCGCCGCGTTGAATCAGTGTTTGGCGATATGCTCACCGATGCTATGCGCTTGAAAACAGGGGCTCAAATAGGCTTGCTTGTGGGAACAGCGATTCGGGCAAATATTGACGCAGGGGAGGTTACACGGGGGGAACTCAAAACCGCCCTTTATGAGGACTTGCCGCTTTGTACGCTTTACCTTTCAGGCGCGGAAATACGCGGGGAGTTTGAAACCGCCCTTAAGGCATATCCCAACGAGAACAACTACTTTTTACATGTCTCAGGGCTTTTTGTGGAGTTTGATACCACGCTTCCGGTTGGTGAACGCGTTACGAGCATCAAGCTGGAAAATGGCGCTCCGCTGGAACCGGATACATCGTATTTGTGCGTAAGCAAAAGTGACTCGCTATACTTTGTGTCTTTCTATGATGAATTGATGCGGACACAGGATTTTAATATCGGCTTTGGAACCATAGCCGAATCGTTGGCCGATTATATTACCGGTGGAGCGCAAATTCCCGCCGGAGTTGCCGGCAGAATTAAACCAATAAACTAGGGAGTTACTGAGATGGCATTTCCGAAGAATTTTTTGTGGGGCGGCGCCATTGCCGCTCATCAGGCTGAGGGAGCTTACCTAGAAGGCGGTAAGTCCCTTGCAACCTGCGATGTTATTCATGGCGGTAAGGGGCGTATCGCCGAGATACTTGACCCGGCGGCGATAAAGACGAATATCGCAAAACAAGAGGGCTACTTCCCTGAACATATTGCGGTGGATTTTTATCACCATTACAAAGAAGACATAGCACTTTTTGCCGAGATGGGCTTTAAGGTGTTCCGCACCTCCATTAGCTGGGCGCGGATTTTTCCGAATGGTGATGGGGATCCTAACGAGGCGGGTCTGGCGTTTTACGACAGCATGTTTGATGAGTGTGCAAAACACGGCATCGAGCCCCTGGTTACCCTGTCCCACTGGGAGATGCCTGTAAGTCTTACCACGAAGTACAACGGTTGGGCAAGCCGCGAGATCATCCCCCTGTTTGAGCGCTATGCCCGCACTGTCCTGACACGGTACAAAAACAAGGTGCGCTATTGGCTTACCTTTAACGAAATCAACATGACCCTGCACATGCCCTTCATGGGGGCCGGGGTCATAGTGGACAACCCTGCCCAAAAAAAGCAGCTTTCCTGCCAGGCGGCGCACAATATGCTTGTGGCAAGCGCCCTGTCGGTTAAGGCCTGCCACGAAATCAGCCCTGCCGCAAAAATCGGCAGCATGGTTGCCGCCATGACAGCCTACCCTTACTCCTGCAAGCCTGAGGATACCTGGGAAAAGACGCGCATGGAGCGTGAGAACTATTACCTTACGGATGTTCAGGCCCGGGGCAGCTATCCGCCTTTTGTTTTAAAGCTGCTCGAAAAAGACGGTGTGAAGCTCGACATTACGGCGGATGACAAAAAACTCTTTGCTGAAAACATCGTAGATTTTGTGTCTTTCAGTTACTATTCTTCCAGCGCCGTCACTACGGATCCTGCCATTGCCGGCGATAAAGGAACCGGTAACATCTTCGGGGGTATCAAAAATCCGCACCTCAAATCTTCCGATTGGGGCTGGCAGATTGATCCCCTGGGGCTACGGATAGCGCTCAATTTTCTCTACGACCGCTATCAGAAGCCCTTGTTTATCGTGGAAAACGGTCTTGGGGCGGTGGATAAGGTCGAACCGGACGGCAGCGTGAACGATGATTACCGCATCGAGTATCTCCGGGAACACGTCAAGGCGATGAAGGCGGCAATCGAAGAAGACGCAGTGGAACTGTGGGGCTACACCACTTGGGGCTGCATCGATATTGTCAGTGCGTCCACCGGCGAAATGTCCAAACGTTACGGTTTTATCTATGTTGACCAGGACAACGATGGCAAGGGTACCTTGAGGCGCAGTAAAAAGAAGTCCTTTGGATGGTACAAAAAAGTCATCGAGAGCAATGGAGAAGTGTTATGAAAGAATTCAAGTACACCATCAAGGATCCGGTGGGTATTCATGCACGGCCTGCAGGTTTGCTGGTAAAAGAATTGACGGCTTTTTCCAGCAATGTATCCATTCACCGGGGTGAAGACTCCTGTGACGGGAAAAAACTGTTGGCTATGATGAAGCTGCGGGTGAAACAGGGTGAAGAAATTATTCTAAGGGTGGAAGGCCCAGACGAAGACGCTGCAACTGCGGCGGCAAAAGCTTTCATCGAATCTACTCTGTAGGAGGCGTTATGATTACTCTGCAGGGGAAAGGCGTATCCGACGGCATTGCCCTGGGTCGGTTGGTGTTCTTTGAGCGTTCAAGTGTGGTGGTAGAGAGGAAGCCTATCACGGACCTTACGGCTGAGCTTGAGCGCTTCTATGGGGCAAAACGCACCACCAGCGACCAGTTGGATGAATTGGCAAACAGCATGGCGGAAAAAATCGGCAAGGAAAATGCGCTGTTATTTGAAATCCACCGGATGATGCTTGACGACTCGGATTACATCGACCCGATTATTAAGATGATCGAGACCCAGATGGTTTGCGCCGAGTATGCTGTAGAGGTATGCGGTAAACGG from Treponema primitia ZAS-2 includes:
- a CDS encoding glucose PTS transporter subunit IIA, which produces MAKDFAKTAQGILDGVGGRENIKNVVHCATRLRFTLADNAKASDEATKGTPGVVSVVKAAGQYQVVIGNDVHEVYVELEKLGVPCGGQVAAAESEKGPVTLASIGNGLIGTISGLFTPILPALMGIGMIKGVIAILTVVFPGWAASGDMSYTVLYTAGDALMYFLPILVAFTSAQRFGLDPIVGMVMGAALVYPDIVALYPFGPWGVHKFFGVDIFVMMRYSGTVLPSIFGVYGASILYKYLRKTLPSAIKNFVAPFATLFIAIPLMFLIVGPIFGVVGLGIQNGITSIVAINFIGPILIGLIIGGFWQVLVIFGLHWAIVPIAILETASPNPVFAGNHVSAIFAYGQIAVIAQMGAVFAMALRMKNAERRSGAIAAGISGIFGITEPIIYGFTLPKKQPFVLACISGAVFGALAGLLGSINSGGYGIATQMGAMGVFAYPSYLLPGYAGSTINFLIALGASILSVGASFILVYATYKPNEAELKDDGATVIDTSAVNKATALKIISPAKGRVMALKLSADPAHQEEALGKGVCIMPLGGKIFAPFDGTVDMVFDSKHAVNLKSKDGIELLIHCGIDTVKLGGKGFIMHIKEGDAIKAGQLLFEYDKDVIARAGYSLETQVAITNSESYKKITQAKAGEAAVGDVVLYLE
- a CDS encoding bifunctional metallophosphatase/5'-nucleotidase; translated protein: MKLRKLFLSFAILLALTGTSFAGGSKEPQTITIIHTNDVHGRVEVYPYVKGYADALRKEKKNVVVVSAGDEFDGTPFASLSGGRDIAEVMNLTGYDLFVMGNHEQFPQMDFQMLATLAKFPILAANIGANWKTQIPQIKNYTIKKFGATKIAFIGITTGTSGDESVAVVEKARKDATKEGANVFIAVTHLGVQDPDLTIRSTYIAEKCPWLTAIIDGHCHTAHSNGLLHNGILIGETGEYGNNIGVVEVTAKKGEVLGVTARLIPIAGHQAESGIIADAAVQTFIDTVNTRNAAYLDEVLFTLPTTLIGTRDYSRRVESVFGDMLTDAMRLKTGAQIGLLVGTAIRANIDAGEVTRGELKTALYEDLPLCTLYLSGAEIRGEFETALKAYPNENNYFLHVSGLFVEFDTTLPVGERVTSIKLENGAPLEPDTSYLCVSKSDSLYFVSFYDELMRTQDFNIGFGTIAESLADYITGGAQIPAGVAGRIKPIN
- a CDS encoding 6-phospho-beta-glucosidase, which produces MAFPKNFLWGGAIAAHQAEGAYLEGGKSLATCDVIHGGKGRIAEILDPAAIKTNIAKQEGYFPEHIAVDFYHHYKEDIALFAEMGFKVFRTSISWARIFPNGDGDPNEAGLAFYDSMFDECAKHGIEPLVTLSHWEMPVSLTTKYNGWASREIIPLFERYARTVLTRYKNKVRYWLTFNEINMTLHMPFMGAGVIVDNPAQKKQLSCQAAHNMLVASALSVKACHEISPAAKIGSMVAAMTAYPYSCKPEDTWEKTRMERENYYLTDVQARGSYPPFVLKLLEKDGVKLDITADDKKLFAENIVDFVSFSYYSSSAVTTDPAIAGDKGTGNIFGGIKNPHLKSSDWGWQIDPLGLRIALNFLYDRYQKPLFIVENGLGAVDKVEPDGSVNDDYRIEYLREHVKAMKAAIEEDAVELWGYTTWGCIDIVSASTGEMSKRYGFIYVDQDNDGKGTLRRSKKKSFGWYKKVIESNGEVL
- a CDS encoding HPr family phosphocarrier protein is translated as MKEFKYTIKDPVGIHARPAGLLVKELTAFSSNVSIHRGEDSCDGKKLLAMMKLRVKQGEEIILRVEGPDEDAATAAAKAFIESTL